In Cetobacterium sp. ZOR0034, a genomic segment contains:
- a CDS encoding 16S rRNA (uracil(1498)-N(3))-methyltransferase, with protein sequence MISVIISNENIANEIIEIVDKNDINHLKNAFRIKIGEVIRAVDGEYEYICEVLSIEKKVIEAKIIEKNEDRFSSAVEIDAAIGILKNDKMDLTIQKLTEIGVTRIIPLLTKRGVAKITEKKDKWDLIVKEATKQCQAVKLVEIQEPKKLSELNIDSYDLAVVPYECEEENSLRNILNKIENKPKKVLYIVGPEGGFEKEEIEFLKEKGVTPVSLGKRILRAETASIIVGGILVNEY encoded by the coding sequence ATGATAAGTGTTATAATATCTAATGAAAATATAGCAAACGAAATAATAGAAATTGTTGATAAAAATGATATTAATCATCTAAAAAATGCATTTAGAATAAAAATAGGTGAGGTAATAAGAGCCGTAGATGGTGAGTATGAGTATATCTGTGAGGTTTTATCAATTGAAAAGAAAGTTATCGAAGCAAAAATTATAGAGAAAAATGAGGACAGATTCTCATCTGCAGTAGAGATAGATGCAGCAATAGGTATTTTGAAAAATGACAAAATGGATTTAACGATTCAAAAGTTAACAGAGATTGGAGTAACTAGAATAATACCGCTTTTAACAAAAAGAGGTGTAGCTAAAATAACAGAAAAAAAAGATAAGTGGGACTTAATTGTAAAAGAAGCGACAAAGCAGTGCCAAGCAGTAAAGTTAGTAGAGATTCAAGAACCTAAAAAATTATCAGAGTTGAATATAGATAGTTATGATTTAGCTGTTGTTCCTTATGAGTGTGAAGAGGAGAACTCTTTAAGGAATATATTGAATAAAATTGAAAATAAACCTAAAAAGGTTTTATATATAGTTGGTCCAGAGGGGGGATTTGAAAAAGAGGAGATTGAGTTTTTAAAAGAAAAGGGTGTTACACCTGTGTCTCTGGGGAAGAGAATATTAAGAGCTGAGACTGCCTCAATTATAGTAGGAGGAATATTAGTAAATGAGTATTGA
- the yhbY gene encoding ribosome assembly RNA-binding protein YhbY, with protein sequence MSLTSKKRAFLRKRAHNLEPIFRIGKEGFSETLAQGVLDALIPRELIKVKILQNSEADKNEVAYQIADMIGAEVVGIIGRTIIFYKENQDKPTISLELKAVK encoded by the coding sequence ATGAGTTTAACAAGCAAAAAAAGAGCATTTTTAAGAAAGAGAGCTCACAATTTAGAGCCAATATTCAGAATAGGGAAAGAGGGATTCTCTGAAACTTTAGCACAAGGTGTTTTAGATGCACTAATTCCTAGAGAGTTAATAAAAGTAAAAATACTTCAAAATTCAGAAGCTGATAAGAATGAAGTAGCTTATCAAATAGCAGATATGATTGGTGCAGAAGTTGTAGGAATAATAGGAAGAACTATAATATTCTATAAAGAAAATCAAGATAAACCGACAATATCACTAGAATTAAAAGCAGTAAAATAA
- the mtaB gene encoding tRNA (N(6)-L-threonylcarbamoyladenosine(37)-C(2))-methylthiotransferase MtaB, with protein sequence MSIDTKKVAFYTLGCKVNQYESESIKNQLMKVGYEEEEFENKSDIYIVNSCTVTSVADKKTRNVLRRAKKMNPDSIVIVTGCYAQTNSKELLEIEEIDFVVGNSNKSGLVDFIQDIENKKSKVLTENIFEERKYEEYEFATLREMSRAYIKIQDGCNNFCSYCKIPFGRGKSRSRSLESICKEIEVLTKEGFKEFIIIGINLGAYGEDLDSDVNLETLLETVVKQEGVERVRIGSMYPDKISDRFIEIMRENKKLMPHLHISLQSCDDTVLERMRRNYGADLIQERLLKLRENVENMEYTADVIVGFPGETDQMFNNTYEVIKSIGFSDLHVFQYSDREKTLANTFTDKIDGNVKKKRAEILETLRKEMSKERREKYLGQELEVLVEEIKDDGCSYGYSQNYLRVKTSNATSNVNELVKVEISNLEKELLIADEKGKRA encoded by the coding sequence ATGAGTATTGATACAAAAAAAGTTGCATTTTACACATTAGGATGTAAAGTTAACCAATATGAAAGCGAAAGTATAAAAAATCAGTTAATGAAAGTAGGGTATGAAGAGGAAGAGTTTGAAAATAAATCGGATATTTATATCGTAAACTCTTGTACAGTAACTAGTGTAGCTGATAAAAAGACAAGAAATGTTTTAAGAAGAGCAAAGAAAATGAATCCGGATTCTATTGTAATAGTAACAGGATGCTATGCTCAAACAAATTCAAAAGAGTTATTAGAAATCGAAGAGATAGATTTTGTTGTAGGAAATAGTAATAAAAGTGGTCTTGTAGATTTTATTCAAGATATCGAGAACAAAAAATCAAAAGTTTTAACAGAGAATATATTTGAAGAAAGAAAATATGAAGAGTATGAATTTGCGACGTTAAGAGAGATGTCTAGAGCGTACATAAAAATTCAAGATGGATGTAATAATTTCTGTTCTTATTGTAAAATACCTTTTGGAAGAGGAAAGAGTAGATCTCGTTCTTTAGAAAGCATATGCAAAGAGATTGAAGTTTTAACAAAAGAAGGATTTAAAGAGTTTATAATAATAGGTATTAATTTAGGTGCTTATGGAGAAGATTTAGATTCAGATGTAAATTTAGAAACTTTATTAGAAACAGTAGTAAAGCAAGAGGGTGTTGAAAGAGTTAGAATAGGGTCGATGTATCCGGATAAAATCTCTGATAGATTTATAGAGATAATGAGAGAGAATAAAAAATTGATGCCACATCTACATATATCTCTACAATCTTGTGATGATACAGTTTTAGAGAGAATGAGAAGAAATTATGGTGCAGATCTTATTCAAGAGAGATTACTTAAATTAAGAGAGAATGTTGAGAATATGGAATATACAGCTGATGTTATTGTTGGATTCCCAGGTGAAACAGATCAAATGTTTAACAATACTTATGAAGTAATTAAAAGTATAGGATTCTCAGATTTACATGTTTTCCAATACTCAGATAGAGAAAAAACTTTAGCAAATACATTCACTGATAAAATAGATGGAAATGTAAAGAAAAAAAGAGCAGAGATTTTGGAAACTTTAAGAAAAGAGATGTCTAAAGAGAGAAGAGAAAAGTACTTAGGACAGGAATTAGAAGTTTTAGTAGAAGAGATAAAAGATGATGGATGTTCATATGGATATAGCCAAAATTATTTGAGAGTGAAAACGTCAAATGCAACATCAAATGTAAATGAATTAGTAAAAGTAGAGATTTCAAATTTAGAAAAGGAGTTACTAATCGCAGATGAGAAGGGAAAAAGGGCTTAA
- the mrdA gene encoding penicillin-binding protein 2 has protein sequence MKKDLGIKLGKSFEFRGEIYKVFVFLVFVLLGSRMAYLQIIKKDKYNYLAQKNRVKLRKIDAERGNIYDSNGELVVTNTLGYRLVYLNQRTVNEEQLKEMAEATGYAPEYLQRRIKYGEIVPYTKENILIDDLDLQLAHKLMEKIGDYPYLEVQSYSKRKYIYDSLAAHTIGYVKKITEKEYETLKEQGYSPRDIVGKTGIEKVYDLQMKGKPGYDYIEVNALNRAQKIEKSKDPTPGYNLHLSLDMRLQEYMEKIFEEENLSGSIIALEAQTGKVLTMVSYPTYSLTTFSSKISQEEWDEITNDSRKPLTNKSISGEYPPGSVFKPFSAFAFFNNGLDPKTKIYDNGVYSIGKWSWRAWKKGGHGTVDFDKSIVESVNPYYYRYADQFGHEPIIEVAGSFGYGKLSQIDVFGERSGILPSEKWKRSRFKQSWFKGDTIILSIGQGYLLATPMQVAVSYMGLANRGKAYVPHVVDYMENGKEKIDIKPKVLYETNYPSWYYDALNQALINTVEKNNGTTKALRTKGLVVGAKSGSAQNSRFDETHALVAGYFPADKQPEIVFTVLLEGAGGGGSVAGGVAKKFVDKYLEYYNEEIK, from the coding sequence GTGAAAAAAGATCTTGGAATAAAGTTAGGGAAAAGCTTTGAATTTAGAGGAGAAATATATAAGGTGTTCGTATTTCTAGTTTTTGTTTTACTAGGAAGTAGAATGGCGTATTTACAAATTATAAAAAAAGATAAGTACAACTATTTAGCTCAAAAAAATAGAGTTAAATTAAGAAAAATTGACGCTGAAAGAGGAAACATATATGATTCAAATGGAGAACTTGTTGTAACAAATACTTTAGGGTATAGATTGGTATACTTAAACCAAAGAACTGTAAATGAAGAGCAATTAAAAGAGATGGCTGAAGCTACAGGGTATGCTCCAGAGTATTTACAAAGAAGAATAAAATATGGAGAGATTGTTCCGTACACAAAAGAAAATATTTTGATCGATGATTTGGATTTACAGTTAGCTCATAAGTTAATGGAAAAAATCGGAGACTATCCATATTTAGAAGTTCAAAGTTATTCTAAGAGAAAATATATATATGACTCATTAGCAGCACATACAATTGGGTATGTAAAAAAAATTACAGAAAAAGAGTATGAAACACTTAAAGAACAAGGATATTCGCCACGGGATATCGTAGGGAAAACAGGGATTGAAAAAGTTTATGATTTACAAATGAAAGGAAAACCAGGATACGATTATATCGAGGTAAATGCTTTAAATAGAGCCCAAAAGATAGAAAAAAGTAAAGATCCAACACCAGGATATAATCTACATCTATCTTTAGATATGAGACTACAAGAGTATATGGAAAAAATATTTGAAGAGGAAAATCTATCAGGATCTATAATAGCGTTAGAGGCTCAGACAGGAAAAGTTCTTACTATGGTAAGCTATCCAACTTACTCTTTAACAACATTTAGCTCTAAAATTTCTCAAGAGGAATGGGATGAGATAACAAATGATTCGAGAAAACCTTTAACAAATAAAAGTATTTCAGGAGAATATCCACCAGGATCTGTTTTTAAACCGTTCTCAGCTTTTGCATTTTTTAACAATGGACTAGACCCTAAAACTAAAATCTATGACAATGGAGTTTATAGTATTGGAAAGTGGAGCTGGAGAGCTTGGAAAAAAGGTGGACATGGAACAGTTGACTTTGATAAATCGATAGTTGAATCAGTTAATCCATATTATTATAGATATGCAGATCAGTTTGGACATGAACCTATAATTGAAGTTGCAGGTAGCTTTGGTTATGGAAAACTTTCACAGATAGATGTTTTTGGTGAAAGATCAGGAATACTTCCAAGTGAAAAATGGAAAAGATCTAGATTTAAACAATCGTGGTTTAAAGGGGATACTATAATTTTATCTATAGGTCAAGGATACTTATTAGCAACACCTATGCAGGTAGCTGTATCGTATATGGGACTTGCAAATCGTGGAAAAGCATATGTTCCTCATGTTGTAGATTACATGGAAAATGGAAAAGAGAAGATAGATATAAAACCAAAGGTTTTATATGAAACAAACTATCCTAGTTGGTATTATGATGCTTTAAATCAAGCTTTGATAAACACTGTCGAAAAAAATAATGGTACAACAAAAGCATTAAGAACAAAAGGATTAGTTGTAGGAGCAAAAAGTGGATCAGCACAAAACTCAAGATTTGATGAAACACATGCTCTTGTTGCAGGATATTTCCCAGCAGATAAACAACCTGAAATAGTTTTTACTGTTCTTTTAGAAGGAGCAGGAGGAGGAGGAAGTGTTGCTGGAGGAGTTGCTAAAAAATTTGTAGATAAATATTTGGAATATTACAATGAGGAGATAAAATAA
- a CDS encoding divergent PAP2 family protein — translation MEKGIILGNRILDVVFIAWFIAQFYKVITTIFIDKKLNIKRIFETGGMPSSHSSTMSSLSTAVALAHGTQSTIFAISFVLAGVVMYDAAGIRRAAGKHAGLLNTLLDRFAAKVGERLHDEKLKELLGHSPLEVLVGAILGVVVAFVFKGYIQA, via the coding sequence ATGGAAAAAGGAATAATTTTAGGAAATAGAATTCTAGACGTAGTGTTTATAGCTTGGTTCATTGCCCAGTTTTATAAGGTTATAACTACAATATTTATTGATAAAAAATTAAATATAAAGAGAATTTTTGAAACTGGAGGAATGCCAAGTTCCCACTCTTCAACTATGTCATCATTAAGTACAGCGGTAGCATTAGCTCATGGAACACAGAGTACAATATTTGCTATTTCGTTTGTTTTGGCAGGGGTAGTTATGTATGATGCAGCTGGGATAAGAAGAGCAGCTGGAAAACATGCTGGACTTTTAAACACTTTGCTGGATAGATTTGCGGCAAAAGTTGGAGAGAGATTACATGATGAAAAACTAAAGGAACTTTTAGGGCACAGTCCATTAGAAGTATTAGTGGGGGCTATATTAGGAGTAGTAGTAGCCTTTGTATTTAAGGGTTATATACAAGCTTAA
- a CDS encoding ribonuclease J yields MNLENIVEKEKEVAKKKPRRRKYYNKPKQTDKTQVAQTENVVTETKKQVEAKIVTTQETKKVQEQKPQPPRRRAPKKAEVQEEVKKPVVKTEKEEKMYVIPLGGLDEVGKNMTLVQYRDEIIIIDSGVTFPDDGLLGIDLVIPDFSYIESNKDKIKGLFITHGHEDHIGSVPYLYQKIDRNVPVHGGKLTLALIKSKFESGEVSKILPKMREVKGRDKIKVGKYFEVEFISVTHSIADAYAVVVTTPAGRVMYTGDFKIDLTPVGGDGVDFLRLAQIGEEGVDLLLSDSTNSEIDGFTPSERSVGEAFKVEFAKAKGRIIIAAFASHVHRLQQIVNIANEHGRKIAIDGRSLIKVFDIASSLGYLKLPENIMINLSDVDKMRDNKVVILCTGTQGEPMAALSRIAKNMHKHTKVKEGDTVIISATPIPGNERAVSNNINNLLKYDAEVVFKKIAGIHVSGHASKEEQRLMLNLIKPKHFMPVHGEFKMLKAHKETAIETGVPKNNVVIATNGSKVEVTKSSAKIKGKVNAGATLVDGLGVGDIGHIVLKDRQQLSQDGVVIVVFALDKETGKVLSGPDIVTRGFVYSRDSDEILNEANEQIRVKLKEFEDGAIKDWTVIKNSVRDLASKFFYNRIKRTPVILPIIMDV; encoded by the coding sequence ATGAATTTAGAGAACATTGTTGAAAAGGAGAAAGAAGTAGCAAAGAAAAAACCAAGACGTAGAAAATATTACAACAAGCCTAAGCAAACTGATAAAACTCAAGTAGCTCAGACAGAAAATGTTGTAACTGAAACAAAGAAGCAAGTAGAAGCGAAAATAGTAACAACTCAAGAAACTAAAAAAGTTCAAGAGCAAAAACCGCAACCTCCAAGAAGAAGAGCTCCAAAAAAAGCTGAAGTACAGGAAGAGGTAAAAAAACCGGTGGTTAAAACTGAGAAAGAAGAGAAAATGTATGTTATTCCTCTTGGTGGACTAGATGAGGTTGGAAAAAATATGACTTTAGTTCAGTATAGAGATGAGATAATAATAATTGACTCAGGAGTAACTTTCCCTGATGACGGATTGTTGGGTATTGATTTAGTAATACCAGATTTTAGCTATATTGAAAGTAACAAAGATAAGATAAAGGGTCTATTTATAACTCATGGTCATGAGGATCATATAGGTTCGGTTCCATATCTATATCAAAAGATAGATAGAAACGTTCCTGTTCATGGAGGGAAATTAACTCTGGCTTTAATTAAATCTAAATTTGAAAGTGGAGAGGTTTCAAAAATTCTTCCTAAAATGAGAGAAGTAAAAGGTAGAGATAAAATTAAAGTAGGTAAATACTTTGAAGTTGAGTTTATAAGTGTTACTCACTCAATAGCTGATGCTTACGCAGTAGTTGTTACAACTCCAGCTGGAAGGGTTATGTATACTGGAGATTTCAAAATAGATTTAACTCCTGTAGGAGGAGACGGAGTAGATTTCTTAAGACTGGCTCAAATTGGAGAAGAGGGAGTAGATTTATTACTTTCAGATTCAACAAATTCTGAGATAGATGGCTTTACACCATCAGAAAGAAGTGTTGGAGAAGCCTTTAAAGTTGAATTCGCAAAAGCTAAAGGAAGAATAATCATAGCTGCATTTGCTTCTCATGTACATAGATTACAGCAGATCGTAAACATAGCAAACGAGCATGGAAGAAAAATTGCAATCGATGGAAGAAGTTTAATAAAAGTATTTGATATAGCATCATCTTTAGGATATTTAAAACTTCCTGAAAATATAATGATAAATTTATCTGATGTTGATAAAATGAGAGACAATAAAGTTGTTATTCTTTGTACAGGAACACAAGGAGAGCCTATGGCTGCTCTTTCAAGAATCGCCAAAAATATGCATAAGCATACTAAAGTTAAAGAGGGAGATACAGTAATTATATCGGCTACTCCTATTCCAGGAAACGAAAGAGCTGTATCAAACAATATAAATAATCTTTTAAAATATGACGCTGAAGTTGTATTTAAGAAAATAGCAGGAATCCATGTTTCTGGTCATGCGAGTAAAGAAGAGCAAAGACTTATGCTTAACCTTATTAAGCCAAAGCATTTTATGCCAGTTCACGGAGAGTTTAAAATGCTAAAAGCTCATAAAGAAACAGCGATTGAAACTGGAGTTCCAAAAAATAATGTTGTGATAGCAACAAATGGAAGTAAAGTTGAAGTAACTAAATCAAGTGCTAAAATTAAAGGAAAAGTAAATGCAGGAGCAACTTTAGTTGATGGACTTGGTGTAGGAGATATAGGACATATCGTTTTAAAAGATAGACAACAATTATCTCAAGATGGAGTAGTTATTGTGGTGTTTGCTCTAGATAAAGAAACAGGAAAAGTATTAAGTGGACCTGACATAGTAACGAGAGGATTCGTTTACTCAAGAGATTCAGATGAGATTTTAAATGAAGCTAATGAACAAATTAGAGTTAAATTAAAAGAATTTGAAGATGGAGCAATAAAAGATTGGACAGTTATAAAAAATAGTGTAAGAGACCTAGCAAGTAAGTTCTTCTATAATAGAATAAAAAGAACACCAGTTATTTTACCTATAATTATGGATGTATAA